Below is a window of Cydia splendana chromosome 3, ilCydSple1.2, whole genome shotgun sequence DNA.
GCCTTTATGCCTCATCCACGTGCGGCACTTACAATCCCGAACGATACTGCATTGTTTCACATTTGGAGGACCCAAAAAAGTGCTTCTGGTGCGACTCCAGCAACAATACTGTCGGCCGGCCGGATCTTAACCATAGGATAGAGAACATTATCTATAGATATTATCCTGGAACTCGTAATAAATCATGGTGGCAATCCGAAAATGGTAAAGAAAATGTTACGATCCAGCTGAACATGGAAGCGGAATTTCATCTAACGCATGTAATCATAACGTTTAAAACGTTTCTCCCTAAGGCTATGTTAGTGGAGAGGTCATCCGACTTTGGAAAAACATGGAGCGTGTATCGTTATTTTGCATACAACTGTGGCGATGCTTTCCCCGGAATTCCAGAGAGGACGCAGCGCTCTTTGACGGAAGTTGTGTGTGAATCTCGTTATTCTACTGTCGAACCGTCAACGGAAGGCGCCCTTATCTTTAGAGTGATACCGCCGAATATTAACATCACCAACCCATATTCTGAGGAGGTCCAAAACTTGTTACGCATGACTAATCTTCGCATCAACTTTACCAAACTACACACCCTCGGAGATGACTTATTGGATAATAGGCTTGAAATTCAGGAAAAGTATTACTATTCGATTTACGAAATGACCGTGCGTGGTTCTTGTTCTTGTTATGGTCATGCGTCTAGATGTTTGCCTTTACCGGGCGTGAACGCAAGGGGCAACATGGTGCATGGTCGCTGCGAGTGTACACATAACACGAATGGACTCAATTGTGAATATTGTGATGATTTTTTCAATGACTTACCGTGGCAACCGGCTGTAGGAAAACAATCTAACCCATGTAAAAGATGCACTTGTAATAATCACGCTACAAAATGTCATTTTGATGCCgcagtttttaataaaactggGAAAATAAGTGGCGGCGTTTGTGACAACTGCCAGCATAACACTATGGGTATAAATTGTGAACGTTGCTTGCCGAAGTTTTACCAAGATCCCGATTTAGATAAACAGGACCCTGAAGTATGCAAGCCCTGCGACTGTGATCCCCATGGCGTCACAGATGAGGAGATTTTGTGCGATGACGAAACAGATGTCGCCAACAACAAGACCGCCGGTCGTTGTCTATGCAAAACAAACATGGATGGCGCGAGATGCGACAGGTGCAAAGATGGTTTCTGGAATTTCGATCTTGCTAACCCAGATGGCTGCGAAGAGTGCACATGTGATAGATTAGGAACGATCAACGAACGAGGATGCGACCCCAACACTGGCATGTGCTTCTGCAAACGTCATGTAACCGGAAGGAATTGCGATCAGTGTCTTCCAGAGTTTTACGGCTTATCGGACTCCAACGACGGATGTACGCCTTGTGATTGTGATCCCGGTGGTGCTCTGGACAAAGAATGTGATGTGATAACAGGACAGTGCAAATGCCGCCCAAACGTGATTGGCCGTCGGTGCGACCAACCTTTGCAAAACTTTTTCGTTGGAGCTCTTGACTCAATAGTGATTGAAGCCGAGTCGAGTCAGTGCGATTCACAAATAGACGATAACGCTATACAAAGTCAACTGTGCCATGTCGTTATTAGGGAGAATTATCCAGACGGGAGGAAGAAACCGTGGACTGGACCTGGTTTCATGAAAATTCCGGAAGGAAGTAcattagtgtttgttgttaatAACTTGAAAACTAGCATGAACTACAACATTCTGGTAAGATATGAACCTCCGTCTGATAACGTCAATTGGGAAGAAGCTACCATTTTCGTCAAAAGGCTGCAGCCAATAGACCCAGATTCTCCTTGTGCTAATGTTCGTCCCGAAGACGATACtattcatacaattttaccGGGAAAAGAGCGTAGTGTTTTAATAAAACCCGCAGTTTGCTTAGAAAAAGGTAAAACCACAGAAATTCGTATATATTTAGGCCGTCAGAATGGCTATACATCGAATTCTAGGGCAACTGTACTAATAGATTCCATAGCTCTAGTTCCATCATTTGACGATAtaccttttctcaaaaatggcaGCATTCAACGTGAAGAGTTTGATCGTAATAATTGCGGTGACCCATACTATTATAGTTTATACCGCGAAAACATTTTAGAAATCTGTAAAAAGCATCATATTAGTATAGGTTACATAATAAGAAATGGATCTGAACCATGCCAATGTGACCCAACAGGATCCAAAAGTCATCAATGTGATCCATATACAGGCGATTGCCAATGTGTTGAAAATATTGTAGGTGCTCGATGTGACCGGTGTGCTCCAGGCACGTATGGTTTTAGTAAATTTGGCTGCAATCGTTGCGATTGTAACAGTATTGGTTCTCTTGATAACTTTTGCGACGCTTTAAGTGGACAATGCAAATGTAGGGCTAACACATATGGCCGTGCATGTGATTTGTGCCAACCTGGTTATTTCAATTTCCCTAATTGCCAACAATGTGACTGTAATGGACACGCAGTTGAGTGTGACGACAAAACTGGTGCGTGTTATGAATGTAAGGACTATACCGAAGGCCACCGATGTGAAAGATGCATAGAGGGTTATTATGGAGATCCGCGTCTTGGTATTGATATAGCTTGTCGCCCTTGTCCATGTCCTGGAATTAAAGGTGATCCTTTTAAGAGTAGTCATGCCGATAGCTGTGGACTAGACCCGGAGACCAAAGACGTCATCTGTGACTGCAAAGAGGGCTATTCTGGACCACTATGCGACGCATGCAATGACAATTACTATGGAGACCCTGTCAAAGGCACGTGTGAAATTTGCGAATGTAACAATAATGTGGACTTAACAAAACCAGGTAATTGTGACCCTGTTACTGGAAAATGTTTAAAATGCTTACATAACACAGCTGGAGACCATTGCGAAATGTGCCAAGATGGTTACTACGGTAATGCCTTAGAACAAGCATGCTACAAGTGTAACTGTTCGGTACTCGGTACGAACTTCACCAAAGGCAACTGTGACGGTTTGACTGGACAGTGTCATTGTCATAAAAATGTTATGGGCCTAAATTGCGATCAATGTACAGAAAATCATTGGAGAATCGCAGTAGGAACTGGATGTGACCCTTGCGAATGCGATCCTGTCGGCTCAGTTTCGCCTCAGTGTAATCCGTACATAGGAAAATGTCAGTGCAAACCAGGTCATGGGGGTAGGCAATGTAACGAATGTCAAGAAAATCATTGGGGTAATCCA
It encodes the following:
- the LOC134806565 gene encoding laminin subunit beta-1, translated to MALRLIVACALVATGGAVYNRERDRQRNDPRLLDRACELSSCYPATGNLLIGREGSLYASSTCGTYNPERYCIVSHLEDPKKCFWCDSSNNTVGRPDLNHRIENIIYRYYPGTRNKSWWQSENGKENVTIQLNMEAEFHLTHVIITFKTFLPKAMLVERSSDFGKTWSVYRYFAYNCGDAFPGIPERTQRSLTEVVCESRYSTVEPSTEGALIFRVIPPNINITNPYSEEVQNLLRMTNLRINFTKLHTLGDDLLDNRLEIQEKYYYSIYEMTVRGSCSCYGHASRCLPLPGVNARGNMVHGRCECTHNTNGLNCEYCDDFFNDLPWQPAVGKQSNPCKRCTCNNHATKCHFDAAVFNKTGKISGGVCDNCQHNTMGINCERCLPKFYQDPDLDKQDPEVCKPCDCDPHGVTDEEILCDDETDVANNKTAGRCLCKTNMDGARCDRCKDGFWNFDLANPDGCEECTCDRLGTINERGCDPNTGMCFCKRHVTGRNCDQCLPEFYGLSDSNDGCTPCDCDPGGALDKECDVITGQCKCRPNVIGRRCDQPLQNFFVGALDSIVIEAESSQCDSQIDDNAIQSQLCHVVIRENYPDGRKKPWTGPGFMKIPEGSTLVFVVNNLKTSMNYNILVRYEPPSDNVNWEEATIFVKRLQPIDPDSPCANVRPEDDTIHTILPGKERSVLIKPAVCLEKGKTTEIRIYLGRQNGYTSNSRATVLIDSIALVPSFDDIPFLKNGSIQREEFDRNNCGDPYYYSLYRENILEICKKHHISIGYIIRNGSEPCQCDPTGSKSHQCDPYTGDCQCVENIVGARCDRCAPGTYGFSKFGCNRCDCNSIGSLDNFCDALSGQCKCRANTYGRACDLCQPGYFNFPNCQQCDCNGHAVECDDKTGACYECKDYTEGHRCERCIEGYYGDPRLGIDIACRPCPCPGIKGDPFKSSHADSCGLDPETKDVICDCKEGYSGPLCDACNDNYYGDPVKGTCEICECNNNVDLTKPGNCDPVTGKCLKCLHNTAGDHCEMCQDGYYGNALEQACYKCNCSVLGTNFTKGNCDGLTGQCHCHKNVMGLNCDQCTENHWRIAVGTGCDPCECDPVGSVSPQCNPYIGKCQCKPGHGGRQCNECQENHWGNPNIECHECECDLSGAVSQQCMRDNGSCVCRPGIGGYKCDLCARGYLGQAPNCYPCGECFDNWDEIISNLQIQTEYAIGNASKIKVVGATGAYTRDFEEMTKKLSEVEGLLDSSKLGQATVKELLSNVTYLQNQLADAEKKVQDTRNNLNDITSKINLGNVTLDELRLSIDKLKAKTLDLNNNATKLQEANLEGALNLTREAKERANKAADEAENVQILIASTDRQIKNTDRLLEMKYASFNTTQAENDKKLSDLKEQLRLLDSQFPKLNEKMCGQETDSCDICGGAGCGKCGGISCDQGAVTKAEQALDFANKTAHRIKEHELTAEDLFRSITQVKQDSVTVRVRAKDLFAKADEFKSSAERVTNESQDLTAELREFLSNTSNTPADVRTLADDIMKLSISVEPQEITDLSQRINSTVSQLTNIENIITETKPDLERAKALNQNATAVHKSANLTLEMANKVLSALDEAQAAQDAAEDAIDKANSDIQAAKADLIPIATETELAQKKANETKKEVEELHTRLSDLQKNVLKIESDADQVKQEANDVVNGAEGAELKARNLRHEFKDTSESLTASANQTSKSRERAQELLDRANKLASQTQNQLQLLANMEELYNANNQELNTLEKEIADLNINMNYYLAEITRKSDAYRSCTT